AGTGTATTTAGATTCTGGTCGTGATGGTGCTGGTTTAAACTATCCTAATGTGTTCACTATTGCAAACTTTGCAACCACAAATAATATTAGACAAACGGTAGGGAACAGAGAAGTGCAATCTATATTCGGATCAGCAAATTTCGGATTTAAGGACATGCTTTTCCTTGATGTTACTGGACGTACCGATTGGTCTTCAACTTTAGTGAACACCGATTCTAATTCATTCTTCTACCCATCGGTAGGTTTAACAGCAGTGTTAACCGAAATGTTCGATATGGGGGATGGTATTTCTTTTGCAAAAGTAAGAGGGTCTTATGCTGAAGTAGGTAAAGATATTCCAGTGTATGCTACCATTCCATTAAACGCTATTAATAATACAAACACAGGAATTGGAACGGCTCCTTTTGCTCCAATTGAAGGTGAAACCCTAGAGCCAGAACGCCAAAAAGGGTTTGAACTGGGTACCGAGTGGCGTTTCTTCGGAAATCGTTTGGGCTTAGATTTTACATACTATGATTCAAAAACCGAAAATCAAATATTTTATATACAAGCGGCTCCAAACCCGAATGGATATTCTCAAAATATTGTGAATGCCGGTGAGATTTCTAGTGATGGTATCGAAATTGTATTAAACGGAAAACCTTTAGTTTCTGATAAATTTGAATGGGATACCGCTATAAACTTTGCACAAAACAATAACAAAGTAGTGGCAGTACACCCGTCGTTACAAGATGGGGAAGCTGTAATTACGGCTCGTGGTGTTAATGGTTATGAGTATGCTTTAATTGAAGGAGAAGATTTTGGTAGTATTAAAGCCAGATCACTCATTCGTGATGAAAATGGTACTCCTGTAATAAACACATCAGGTACATTAATGTCTACCGATTTTGAAACTGTAGCGCATGCACAACCCGATTTTACTTTAGGATGGAATAACAACTTCGTAATTGGAGACTTTAATGTAAACTTTCTTATCGATGGTAAGTTTGGTGGCGATGTGATGAGTGTTACCGAGGCTGTTAACGATAAATATGGTGTATCACAAGCTTCAGCTGATGCCAGAAACGGTAATGGAGGAATGGTTAATGTTGTTGATGAAAGTGGTGCAGCTTCTCAAATTTCAGCTCAAGAATACTACAATGCTATAGGCGGTAGAGATGGTATGTTAGGTGAGTATGTTTACGATGCAACAAACGTTAGTTTAAGAGAGGTTTCGGTAGGATACAAATTATTATTAGGTGAAAGCGATTTTATCGATAATATCAACTTCTCCATCATTGCAAACAACCTATTCTTTATTTATAAAGATGCGCCATTCGACCCGAATATTGCAGCCAGTACTGGTATGGGATTACAAGGAGTCGATATTTATAACCAGCCTTCAACCAGAAGTGTAGGTTTAAACATTAACGTAAATTTCTAAAGACATATGAAAAATATACTTAAATATACAATGGCTTCAGTTGTGGCCATAAGTTTAACCAACTGTACGGGTGATTTCGAAAAGATTAACACTAATCCCTACGGAATCTCTCAGGAAAGTTTAACGCAGCAAAACAATCATATTGGCTCTAGATTTTCGCCTTTATTTTCAAATATTATACGTGTTGAACCAGCTTGGAACTACCAATTACAACAAAACCTAAATGCCGATGTGTTTTCAGGTTATATGACAGCGCCAACGCCTTTTGCTGGTAATATTAACAACCAAACTTACGCTTTAGTAAACGGCTGGAATGGTTTTATATGGAGTGACGCCTATGATGCTAACAACGGTAACGGAATTATGCCTTACGCTAGAGAAATTAAAGAGCAAGTTGAACTTTCTGGCGATCCTAATGGTATGAAATTCGTTTACGTTTCGAACATTATAAAAGTTATGGCCATGCACCGTATTTCGGATGTATTCGGACCAATTCGTTACTCAAAATTTGATGATTACGATACTACCGGTCAATACGATTCTCAAGAAACCGCTTACAAAGCCTTTTTTGCTGATTTAGATGAAGCGATTACTGGATTAGAAGCGTTTCTTGATGATACCCAAGTTGCTCCCTTCGACCAATCGACACTAGAAGGTGATCTTGCTAAATGGCAAACTTTTGCAAATTCAGTGCGTTTGCGACTAGCCATTCGAGTGTCTAAAGTAGATCCTGCTTTAGCAAAAACTGAAGGTGAAAAAGCCTTAGCGAGCAATGCCGGATTAATGACAACAGAAGATATGATGGTAGATATGGGCGGATTCGTTCATCCTATTTTTACTATTAGTCGTGTATGGGGTGATGTGTTAATGAGTGCAGAAATGGAATCTATTTTAAAAGGTTTTAATGACAATAGAATTTCAGAATTTTTTAATGGGCCTGCCGATCCAACATTGGGAGACTACAAAGGTCTTAGAATGGGTGTAGATATTGATTTGAAATCGGAATATGGTAGTCATTCTGCGATAGGAGCAGCTGTTGAAGGCTCTCATAAAACTTGGATGACTGCAGCCGAAGTTCATTTCTTAAAAGCGGAAGCAGCTTTAAGAGGTTGGGCAGGAGCCGGTGATGCAAAGGCCAATTATGAGGCTGGTGTTCGTGCTTCTTTTGCGCAATTTGGTGCCAGTGGAGTTGATACTTATTTAGCAGATACTACTAGTACACCAGCTGATTATGTTGATGCTAGTAACCCAGCTAATAATTATTCATACCCAAGTGATGTGAAAATTGCATACAACGCAGCAGGAACTAACGAAGAACAGTTAGAGCAAATTATTACTCAAAAATGGATTGCTATGTTCCCTGATGGTCAGGAAGCCTGGAGTGAGTTTAGACGTACAGGGTATCCAAGAGTGTTTCCTGTAGTGGTTAATAATAGCGGCGGTGCTATTGATACAGATATACAGATTCGTAGAATAAACTTCGTAGATGTAGAGAAAAACACCAACGGTGATAATGTAACTGAAGCTGTTGGGATGTTAAAAGGTCCAGATAATGGAGGAACAAGACTTTGGTGGGATACCGGAGCACCAAATTTTTAAGTTAGGTTGATTAAACAGTTAGTTTAGTTTGTTGATAATAAGCAAGCGGAGAATTTCGGTTTTCCGTTTGTTTTAATAAAAGTTATTTAATAGAAATACAAGTATATCGTGAAAATTGCAAATCAAAAAA
This genomic interval from Tamlana carrageenivorans contains the following:
- a CDS encoding RagB/SusD family nutrient uptake outer membrane protein — translated: MKNILKYTMASVVAISLTNCTGDFEKINTNPYGISQESLTQQNNHIGSRFSPLFSNIIRVEPAWNYQLQQNLNADVFSGYMTAPTPFAGNINNQTYALVNGWNGFIWSDAYDANNGNGIMPYAREIKEQVELSGDPNGMKFVYVSNIIKVMAMHRISDVFGPIRYSKFDDYDTTGQYDSQETAYKAFFADLDEAITGLEAFLDDTQVAPFDQSTLEGDLAKWQTFANSVRLRLAIRVSKVDPALAKTEGEKALASNAGLMTTEDMMVDMGGFVHPIFTISRVWGDVLMSAEMESILKGFNDNRISEFFNGPADPTLGDYKGLRMGVDIDLKSEYGSHSAIGAAVEGSHKTWMTAAEVHFLKAEAALRGWAGAGDAKANYEAGVRASFAQFGASGVDTYLADTTSTPADYVDASNPANNYSYPSDVKIAYNAAGTNEEQLEQIITQKWIAMFPDGQEAWSEFRRTGYPRVFPVVVNNSGGAIDTDIQIRRINFVDVEKNTNGDNVTEAVGMLKGPDNGGTRLWWDTGAPNF